The Blattabacterium sp. (Cryptocercus kyebangensis) region ATTTTTTAAAGAACAAGTTAGAATTCACTTTGGAGAAAAAATATTATTTAAAAAACCTATTCTTAATTTTTTCTAATTTGTGCATCTATTACGCATAAAGTTGAAAGATTTACAATTTCTTCTATACTTGATTGCATTTGCATAATATGTGCTGGTTTCCGCATTCCTAACATTACAGGTCCAATAATTGGAATATTTCCTAATCCTCTAATAAACTTATAAGTCATATTTCCAGATTCAAGATTTGGAAATATAAAAATATTCGCTTTTTTTTTAACAAGTTTGGAAAAAGGAAATTTACTAGCTAATAAAAATTCATTTAATGCAAAATCAGGTTGTAATTCTCCATCTACTATTAAATCAGGATATTTTTTATGTAAAAAGGCTACTGTTTGAGATACTTTAGAAGAAATTTTTGAATTTGATGAAAAATTTTGAAAGGATAACATTGCTATATGTGGTTCAATATCAAAATCTTTAACTACATAAGAAGCCATAAGAGCAATTCTTGCTAATTCTTCACTAGTTGGATTTGGAATTACGGAAGTGTCTGCTAAAAATAAAGGACCACGTTTGGTTAATAAAATCATCATTCCCGCTGTCTTATGAAAAGTATCCGATCTTCCGATAACCTCTAATAGAATTCGTAAACTTAATGAAAAACTCCTAGAATATCCTGTCATAACGGCATCGGCTTCTCCTTGGTCTACCATCATGGCTCCAAAATAATCATTTGTACGCATTTTTATTTTTGACTCGTATAAAGTTAACCCTTTTCTATTTCTTCTTTTCCAAAGTATTTGAGAATAATGTTCTATTTTTTTTATATTCTTTTCTTTTTCAGGATCTATAATTTTGAGTTCTACATTCAAATTATTTGTATTCATTAAATTTTTTATACGATTTTCATTTCCTAAAACAATTGGAATAGAAATAATTCCTTCTTTATTAAGAATTTGAGCAGATTTAAGGATGTTATATTCTTCTCCATTACAAAAAACAACTTTTTTAGGATTTGTACGTGCTCTATTTTGAATCATTCTTAGAATTTTGCTTTCATATCCCATTCTATCTAGCAATTTTTCTTTATATTTTTTCCAATCTAAAATAGGATTTTTAGCAACTCCAGAATCCATAGCTGCTTTAGCTACAGCAGGGGATACACGAGTAATTAACCGATTATCAAAAGGTTTTGGAATAATGTATTCTTTTCCAAAAGAAATATTTTTTTTGTTATAAACAATATTAACTTGTTCTGGTACAGGTTCTTTTGCTAAAGAAGCAATAGCATGAATAGCCGCTAATTTCATTTCATCATTGATAATACTTGCATGAACATCTAATGCTCCTCTAAAAATATAAGGGAATCCTAGTACATTATTTACCTGATTAGGATAATCACTTCTACCTGTAGCTATAATAACGTCTGGTCGTACTTTTATAGCTAAGTCATAATCAATTTCAGGATCTGGATTGGCCATAGCAAATACAATTGGATCTTTTGCCATACTTTTTAACATATCTGGAGTTAATATACCACCTATGGATAAACCTATAAAAACATCCGAATTTTTAATTGCTTCTGCTAAATTTTTAGGATAGTAAGTATTTACTGAAAATTCTTTTTTTTCTTTATTTAAGTCTTTTCGTGAATTATGTAATAATCCTTTACTATCAAACATAAGGATATTTTTAGATTTTACTCCAAGATGTTTATAAATTCTTGCACAAGAAATAGCAGCCGCTCCAGCACCATTAATTACCATTTTTATATCATGTATTTTTTTCCCAACATAAGTGATAGAATTAAGTAATGCAGCACCTGAAATAATAGCCGTTCCATGTTGATCATCATGCATTACTGGTATATTTAATTCAGATTTTAGTCTTCGTTCTATTTCAAACGCTTCTGGTGCTTTTATATCTTCTAAATTTATTCCTCCAAAAGTTGGAGAAATAGCTTTTACAACATTTATAAATTTTTCCGGATCAGATTCATCAATCTCTATATCAAATACATCAATCCCAGAAAATATTTTAAATAAAATTGCTTTTCCTTCCATTACAGGTTTAGAAGCCAAGGCTCCAATATTTCCAAGACCTAAAACAGCCGTTCCGTTAGTAATAACAGCTACTAAGTTTCCTTTAGATGTGTATTTATATACGTCTCTAGAAAAACGTGCTATTTCTTTGCAAGG contains the following coding sequences:
- a CDS encoding NADP-dependent malic enzyme; translation: MRKDINNFREESLNYHSKFPSGKIQISPTKKYNSQRDLSLAYSPGVAEPCKEIARFSRDVYKYTSKGNLVAVITNGTAVLGLGNIGALASKPVMEGKAILFKIFSGIDVFDIEIDESDPEKFINVVKAISPTFGGINLEDIKAPEAFEIERRLKSELNIPVMHDDQHGTAIISGAALLNSITYVGKKIHDIKMVINGAGAAAISCARIYKHLGVKSKNILMFDSKGLLHNSRKDLNKEKKEFSVNTYYPKNLAEAIKNSDVFIGLSIGGILTPDMLKSMAKDPIVFAMANPDPEIDYDLAIKVRPDVIIATGRSDYPNQVNNVLGFPYIFRGALDVHASIINDEMKLAAIHAIASLAKEPVPEQVNIVYNKKNISFGKEYIIPKPFDNRLITRVSPAVAKAAMDSGVAKNPILDWKKYKEKLLDRMGYESKILRMIQNRARTNPKKVVFCNGEEYNILKSAQILNKEGIISIPIVLGNENRIKNLMNTNNLNVELKIIDPEKEKNIKKIEHYSQILWKRRNRKGLTLYESKIKMRTNDYFGAMMVDQGEADAVMTGYSRSFSLSLRILLEVIGRSDTFHKTAGMMILLTKRGPLFLADTSVIPNPTSEELARIALMASYVVKDFDIEPHIAMLSFQNFSSNSKISSKVSQTVAFLHKKYPDLIVDGELQPDFALNEFLLASKFPFSKLVKKKANIFIFPNLESGNMTYKFIRGLGNIPIIGPVMLGMRKPAHIMQMQSSIEEIVNLSTLCVIDAQIRKN